Sequence from the Cervus canadensis isolate Bull #8, Minnesota chromosome 3, ASM1932006v1, whole genome shotgun sequence genome:
ATTTATGACATATCTCCCCAGATTCCTTGCATGTTCCCCTCACTCAGGAATTCAAAGAAAGGGGGTGGACAAGGCTCAAGCCTCAGCAATTCAGCTATGAGGACTGTAACCATGGGTTGCTGCTGGAGACCACGGAAATACTGTCCACAGCAATTGATGGGACATCCTTCAGGGAAAAATCCTAATAATGAAGGGtcatagttcagctggtaaagaatcagcctgcagtgcaggagaccccggttcaattcctaggttgggaagatcccctggagaagggataggcttcccactgcagtattcttgggcttccctggtggctcagacggtaaagaatctgcgtgcaatgcaggacacctgggttcaatccctgggttgggaagatcccccagaggtgggcatggcaacccactccagtattgtctggagaatccccatggacagagcaccctggcaggctacagtccatagttgcagagtcggacacaaccaagtgaaTACACGTATCATTCTTACCAGTGTTACATCTTTGGAACCGCTATTCTATCTTAATCCGCCTTTTTACCCAGAATACAACTTGGAAGCTTATCTTAAAATTCTTTCAGGTGTCCAGTTCTGCTGTTGCATGTGTTAGCAGCTTCCGTTTACTTCCTCTCTAGGAGGCCACCCTTGATGACATCCTGTTTATAGAGGcttgattgtttttctctttattgtctTGTACAAACTCGTGTGCGTTAGATTCACCTGGAAGGCTTATTGTAACAGATTGCTGGGCCTGGACTGGACATTTCTATCAAGTCCCCAGGTTACGGTTGCTAGTCtagggaccacattttgagaataaCTGGTCTTACAGAAAGAGGACAAAATCTAATATATTGTGATATATTGTGATAGTTCTGTGATAGCTTAAATAAGCGTATGAAAGGATTAAAGAAGTTTAGCTTGATACTATTCTAATACCTATTAAGATCCTGACACTCTGATGTTTCCCAGTTACAGCCTGCTCATAGAAACTCAACACTGATTACAAACAAACAGTGTGTACTGGGAAACTGACAGATGAGCAGAACCTCTCAATGAGATGAGTAGTACAGTTTATTTCAATTAAATCTTTCCTagtcttattttctttctagaaGTGGAATAAAGGGGGGAAATTCAGATTAAAGTTTAAGGCAAAGTACTGATACACTTGTAAAGAAGACTAGAGGAGGAAGGTGATAATAACCCAAAGTAACCGAGGGAAGAGAAAAGCGAAAAACCCTGACACGTTGGCTGTAGCACAATTCAAGTTTATTCCATTTGTTCTTGCAACACAAAACTTAAACACAGTATTATTTAGCATTCTGATGTACATGAACTAGGATAATATGAGAAACCCAACTGTGTCAAATGTATTACATTGTggaaaaaatgaactcaaatatATCAAAATGCACAAAGCACTAGTCTTCCTCCATTACTGCTTAGAAAGATATGATTGTTTCTCCATTTACAAAATAGAATCAggacaatttaaattttttaaaattttgcatgcaAACACTGCAATTGCTTATGTAGGAGGGCACTCTCACCAGCTTCTTCTATACACAATCGAGTACACAATATTGCATGGAAGAAAACAGCAGCTTAGTTGaagttttaggggaaaaaaatcaaataagtacATATAGATTTGAAATCCATTATTTGGGGGAAGGAAATCAATGAATGAAGGGCCTGCTTGCTGACAGCTTCCACCCATGGCATCCACCTACTTCTCCTTCGTGCCCCACTGGGTTTAGAAGGTGAGCTGTGCAGAGAACTACTGGGTCGATTCCGGAGCCGGAGCTGAACTGTAAGTCTCAAGACACCAGTCGGAAGCTGCAAGGGGGAATCTGTTAGGATACTAATGTAGACAGGTAAACCACCTGTTTTCACTTGAAATAGTGCATCTGAAAAGACTGACTTAATACAAAACTACAGAACatgcaaaatttttttctgagatgTTAAATATTACTGCAGTGGCGAACAAAACTTACTTAACCTTTTACTAATGCATGTAGTACCAAAAAAGCAGACAAGGTTTTAGCTTTCTTTACTCAAAATACAAACATTAAGTGTTGTAAATTTTTCTGCCAAGTGGTTCagaaatacattataaataacctagtttaaaaaaaaaaaactctaaaccATCTTGGTCAGTCTATTCTATGTTTATCTGTTATTTTCTCAAGCAACCGCTTCATAATTACGGGGTTTACAAAATGGCTGAGAAAGACGAGGGAAGGCAAAGTAGCCTCTACTGCATTACAAGGAACACCAGGATAAACTGTACAAAGAATCACGTGGTCTCTGGACCAGGTGACTGGAGGAAGCAGACCAGGTTTAGGAATGATAGAACAGCACACTCTCTACAGTAGCCCACTACagaaaacacttggaaaataaAGGTGTAGAGAGTAAAAGTCGAGTCTTTTAAACAGCATATGCCAAGAAGCGAAAACAAAGATACCAGCACACCTTGTACACTGACAGTACATACTGACAGAGTGCCCTCCACCTTCAGCGAGGATCACTGTGTTTCAGTTCAGTGATGTCATAAAGCACTGATTACTGACTTCTAATCCAACTCGAATAAGCCTGCATCAAGACAGCAGAATTAGCCACAGGTATCAAAGTATTTAAACGTATTCTGTGATTGTTTACTTGGACACAGGAAAATTCCAGGGTTAAGCTAGTTTTAAGTGAAAAAGCCACAGGATAAAAAAAGGGTTCACCGGggaaaaatacacacaaacaaaCCCACACATCAACCAACCAATCAGCAACTGGTCAGTAAAACTTGTTATTGGCCAGGCTGACTGTTCTTGGTACTAGTTTAACCCTGCTGTAGGATGCTACATGGCCTTAAAAAATTGTCATTAATTCTTATTAACCACAATCTGAATACAAGTCCCtaacccaccctccccccacttttaaaaatttgaggtACAT
This genomic interval carries:
- the LUZP6 gene encoding leucine zipper protein 6 produces the protein MRARLRRGGAHSSAAGRLDFGFPLPLHMDFMLIRVGLEFCIKSVFSDALFQVKTGGLPVYISILTDSPLQLPTGVLRLTVQLRLRNRPSSSLHSSPSKPSGARRRSRWMPWVEAVSKQALHSLISFPQIMDFKSICTYLIFFP